From Pirellulales bacterium, a single genomic window includes:
- a CDS encoding lysylphosphatidylglycerol synthase domain-containing protein yields the protein MHQNRVKKFIIAAAKIALVAAVLWGMQRTIRSALADLEQHAWSAASLNPGWLVVSGAAYLAGLFPQALFWHRLLGLFGQPASMGGTIRAWYIGSLGKYVPGKATVIVLRTALLRRDGVGIAVSTATIFYETLTTMAVGAFVAGGILLVMRHDRWQWTVLSAGLMIVAGAPTVPWIFKRLARLAGIERAAPAAVDRLDHLGLRGIAGAWAQIGGGWLLVGLSIWAALCAIDGEASHAAPAEIALSIAAAALSIVAGFVSFIPAGLVVRDAVMLELLAPAVGKGPALVCALVARLVWLLSEVGISIILYAMGKQPPDAASKAR from the coding sequence TCATCGCCGCCGCCAAGATCGCGCTGGTCGCGGCGGTGCTGTGGGGCATGCAGCGGACGATTCGCTCGGCGCTGGCCGACTTGGAACAGCACGCGTGGAGTGCCGCTTCGCTCAATCCTGGCTGGCTGGTTGTGTCGGGAGCCGCTTACCTGGCGGGGCTATTCCCCCAGGCGCTCTTCTGGCACCGGCTGCTCGGTTTGTTCGGCCAGCCGGCCTCAATGGGAGGCACGATCCGCGCCTGGTATATCGGCAGCCTGGGCAAGTACGTGCCCGGCAAGGCCACGGTGATCGTGCTGCGCACGGCGCTCCTAAGACGCGACGGCGTGGGTATCGCTGTTTCCACGGCCACGATCTTTTACGAGACGCTGACCACGATGGCGGTCGGCGCTTTTGTCGCCGGTGGCATCTTGCTCGTGATGCGACACGATCGCTGGCAGTGGACCGTTCTTTCGGCCGGCTTGATGATCGTGGCCGGTGCGCCCACCGTGCCTTGGATCTTCAAGCGGCTGGCGCGGCTGGCCGGCATCGAACGCGCGGCGCCGGCGGCCGTCGACCGGCTCGATCATCTCGGACTGCGCGGTATCGCGGGGGCGTGGGCGCAAATCGGCGGCGGGTGGTTGCTCGTGGGCTTGAGCATTTGGGCCGCGCTCTGCGCGATCGACGGCGAGGCATCGCACGCAGCGCCGGCGGAAATCGCGCTGTCGATCGCGGCCGCCGCCTTGTCGATCGTGGCCGGCTTCGTCTCGTTCATTCCGGCCGGCCTGGTCGTGCGCGACGCGGTGATGCTGGAATTGCTGGCTCCGGCCGTGGGAAAAGGGCCGGCGCTCGTCTGTGCGCTCGTCGCTCGGCTGGTTTGGCTACTGTCGGAAGTAGGGATTTCGATTATCCTATACGCAATGGGCAAACAGCCGCCCGACGCGGCGTCCAAGGCTCGCTAG